In Aedes albopictus strain Foshan chromosome 3, AalbF5, whole genome shotgun sequence, the genomic window CCAAAAACCACACTGAGTGTAGGGGGTtcaggggcaagatggccaccctaagcttaggcgccttgggagcatatactttcattagaaTATGGCTGTTTAACATTGACCCCTAttgtttcatgtcttttctatcttattaacacaaaaaagcattttattttgcactacgaatgcaaaataaattcatttgaaaaatgttactttcgacatagaatttttgccatatggggcaagatggccactccATCGGGGCAAGACGGCCACAGAGCTAAATTTTCACAATTAGTGTGCTTTAATCCCTAATcaacgttcaataaaccaaggtcgaatcatccgcaacgctttgcctacagatggtgtggtatttgccaacattttctttatgataatgtttgaaataaaattgatagaaatttctttggaaatgttctatgatgtggtatattttttttcagcaaacttgtttctCTCGAAACGATTCATCTGCAGATGAAGACTCTTTTCACGCATTATACTGTAATTCAACGTCTTGTAACGAACCCTCTTATGACGGTTTTAGCTACGATTTTCCATCTCTGTaccaaaatattcaatgaaaccaATCACCGTTCAAGAGCAAATAACTTCAAAGTTTTTCTGAGGTATCATCTACATCGTAGTTAATTTTAACAGCCCCAACTAATATGAAAAAGAaattttctgtggttttgcaGAATCTTTAAACATCAATAACATCTTTGAGGCTGCTTTAGATTAATTTTTGGATGGCGACATAGGCCTTACcacaggtggccatcttgccccgaatgATTACGATACGTTTATCATTTCTATGGCATAATCAATTCAAAACTTTGAAATTTTATTGTTCAGGATCAACAACAGTCACATATAGacaccattaaaaattaaaaataatttttaaaacgatgttatttcattactaatccttaaaatcagatgacctgatactataagaaaacactgtttttgaacactcaaacttcaaacactattttatagtagatttttcaaacaaatagtaactttttcgcacattataaacatgaagcattgtttataatcacaacccatgcagaaaatatttttgtgttgcGAATTTATGCTTAAAAcacagggtggccatcttgccccatatggccatcttgccccacaaccccctactAGCGAATCGCGCCTGCTATTGCACGAAGAAGGTTGACAGTTTGAAATCCATTTCCAATTCAGTTTTACCGTAATCAACAGCGAAAACAAACAAACTAGGAATGTAATAAATGTAGATTCGAAAAAAGAGGCATTATTGGTAAAACAGAAGTGCGTTACCCTAAATCCATCCATAATGCGATCGCGAAGgaacggtggcggcggcggcggtggataCGGATCCCTGGCGTACATCGGTCGATCGCGGAATCTACTTTCGGAGAAGAGCAGTCGCGGGCACTCCTTGGACCAGTGACCAGAGCGGCCACACCGGTAGCACATCTCCGGATCCCCCATGCCGGGCTTTGGCCGAACCCGGCTGGTGGACACCTGGACCTTCATCGGTTGACCGTCCACCATCATACCGTTGAGCTCACGGATCGCCTCGTTAACATCGCCGGTCGGATCCAGATGGACGAACCCGTAGTTCCGCACGATATCACACTCGACGACGGTACCgtacttttgaaacagttcgcGAACTTGCGGAGCGCGTGTAACGTCGGTCAAATTGCCTACGAAAATCTTGGTCGTATTTGCGTTCGGCGCGCGACGGTTCCTGGCCGCTTCCACCTTGATCGCTTTACCGTTGACCACGTACCCGTCCAGATTCTGAATCGCATCTCGGCCCTGATCCTCGTTTTCCATGTGCACGAAACCGTAATTTTTCACCACGTCACACTCGACTACGGTTCCATACTTTTCAAACAGCGGCCGCAAATCGGATGGTTGCGTCTTTTCATCGACGTTGCCGATGAACAGTTTGAATGTTCCGGAAGCCGGCATTTTCAGATATCCTACGCGTCCGGTACTGTTTTCTCTCGGCGGTACACGATTTTGCTATGGCCAATCTAGGGGGACACAAACATACAACAACAATAACCTTTTTTCTTTACTATCTTACGAACTAAATTAAATCTAAAAGCAAATATGTTATTCTAATTAATAATTGTAACCTTCGCTAGCAGTAAAAATTTTTCACTCCATTAAAATGAAAATGGCCGATCAAATCTGACGCGTATTACAACACCCACCCGTAGGGCCAACGAGGCCCATTCTGGGACCGCGTCGGATTTTGGCACGAATTCGATAAAAATCCAAGCTTTTGCTTATCAAATTTGTAGTACTTACGCGGAACTTCAAAATTTACACACTTTGGTGTAAAATACAACCACACTTTATGCAGAATAAGCACTTTTGTTAATCAACTTTCACAGAACCAACCTTGCCGACTAATGGACGCCGAGAAGAGAAAAAGATTTTTTCTGCCGTCGTGTCGGAGAAAATTTTGTTTTGAGACTGTGTGCGtgacaactgtttgacatttCTCATAGTGGCCCAAAGCCGTTTGAGCCAACAGGTAGGGGGAAGTGGGTAATGACGTGTCGCTTTCATTTCTGCGGTGTAATGCCCGTTTGGAGGAGCGCGTACTGAAATTTGCAGAGCGCAGCAGAATAGTCCATTtcagcacagaacagatgtgtatcttcatacaaatgtgaagtttcgagGTTGAAGTAGTGAAATTTccacttggaaaactagattggaatgaatttacatgggaaaataaaaaatcatcaaagcgtgctacgccgcctcTCTATGCAGCTTGCTGTaggctaaagcttgacttccac contains:
- the LOC115264678 gene encoding RNA-binding protein lark isoform X2, whose protein sequence is MPASGTFKLFIGNVDEKTQPSDLRPLFEKYGTVVECDVVKNYGFVHMENEDQGRDAIQNLDGYVVNGKAIKVEAARNRRAPNANTTKIFVGNLTDVTRAPQVRELFQKYGTVVECDIVRNYGFVHLDPTGDVNEAIRELNGMMVDGQPMKVQVSTSRVRPKPGMGDPEMCYRCGRSGHWSKECPRLLFSESRFRDRPMYARDPYPPPPPPPFLRDRIMDGFRDTFDYYDRYDDPRDLFERRYGIRGRDFPPLRSREPMPPIPPLMRRSAVESSRSSQYDSIFSRRTPPPPSRNGSSISRFGVYEDFSRDSFDDRRQGLRGPSPTHRYAPY